One Drosophila subobscura isolate 14011-0131.10 chromosome U, UCBerk_Dsub_1.0, whole genome shotgun sequence DNA window includes the following coding sequences:
- the LOC117901799 gene encoding trithorax group protein osa: protein MDKYSHHGKTLLWLWLVFGLYGAWAAEERTVRLPAVEVSEKTETEAQNVAVTFPVTPKKELPHHRSKRTLTTICVEIKPSGPLEEPYYMCKGENFGDENKQSCVEFKPGGAHGELYYMCKGNDFAAGTGQPEQPAPYGFPHPKQAPAAAAPTYQPQAAPIAHTFPSFPVFGGGLFPGQQQHEEPRRETPTTTYQEQRPQQEEFQKPQQQPQNAPQQQLQYAERPPQQSFNAQQQPHNPPQQFGHPGGSVATPAAASAAQSYGLPAVLRPNPGSPSALQYGGNAGAGPTATPTAYNSAAAPKSAAATKATQAQGQQYKTPPVVGSRHQPGLDADVLGVPRVGFQPEEFRQQYRGGMAEPPMQQRQQQQQQQQDLPEPQMVWLPPAPVGDPHDDPVMRSFYSSLAPQQIEGVAAGPTIGAAPTVGAAVGPTLGAAAQRTPLRTMRPAEPNEPLVGQSYQPFYGQAAEPQTPPTLPPPPPAYTRPELPPSNLESAPAAYNSYCNGCNSPFVPRQCPGDTGVSYSTVCPSFQPVIIAMPCYEQQPTHYLALPNRVASSCGNEMPGPSPYGSSYGVNQQVASPYGMAQQMGSAYGANQQVGSPFGAQQQVGSPFGANQQGGSPFGANQQIGSPFRTNQQSGSPFGSNQQGGSPFGAQQQVGSPFGANQQVANQFGANQLVGSPFGGNQQGASPFGANQQVGNPFGSTAQVGNPFGMAPQMTNNPNPGFNMNMGAQVGSPFGLAGPQVGAGFGMGLNPFGPFGSLNPFNPFNRILGAAAPTTPQPHKNGFQRIFQFDSSTTAPTTTEAPTVGSTLQQSTEKSGKLNFSSSTPTAAPSTALSEPSLGAALSAPADEDEHEEEEDEEEDEDHVETTPAASSEADASVGASLESIPLGKLTAKDLMNKAEESLKSDEQGNTESSLKAEKRKRHNSRLNKGINQKRKYLQQL from the coding sequence ATGGATAAATATTCACACCACGGGAAGACTTTGCTGTGGTTATGGTTGGTCTTTGGGCTCTATGGGGCTTGGGCAGCTGAAGAACGAACTGTAAGGCTGCCTGCAGTGGAAGTCTccgaaaaaactgaaactgaagcccAGAATGTGGCAGTTACCTTTCCTGTGACTCCAAAGAAGGAGCTGCCCCACCACCGCTCGAAGCGAACTCTCACCACCATTTGCGTGGAGATCAAGCCAAGTGGTCCACTGGAGGAGCCCTACTACATGTGCAAGGGTGAGAATTTCGGcgatgaaaacaaacaaagttgCGTGGAATTTAAGCCCGGTGGCGCCCACGGAGAGCTCTACTACATGTGCAAAGGCAATGATTTTGCAGCTGGAACAGGACAACCAGAGCAGCCTGCACCCTATGGGTTTCCCCACCCAAAGcaggcaccagcagctgcggcaCCAACGTATCAACCACAAGCAGCACCTATTGCGCACACCTTTCCGTCGTTTCCCGTCTTTGGAGGCGGGTTATTTCCaggccaacagcaacacgaGGAGCCCAGAAGGGAAACGCCAACGACGACATATCAggagcagcggccgcagcaggaggagttccaaaagcctcagcagcagccccaaaatgctcctcagcagcagctccaataCGCAGAGCGACCTCCACAGCAGTCCTTCAATGCTCAACAGCAGCCCCACAATCCTCCACAACAATTTGGCCACCCTGGCGGATCCGTGGCTACCCCTGCGGCTGCATCTGCTGCGCAGTCATATGGCTTGCCAGCAGTTCTTCGCCCAAATCCAGGCAGCCCGTCAGCACTTCAATACGGAGGTAATGCAGGCGCAGGCCCaacggccacgcccactgcaTATaattctgcagcagctccgaagtcggcggcagcaacaaaagcaacgcaGGCACAGGGGCAGCAATACAAGACGCCGCCAGTGGTAGGAAGTCGCCATCAGCCTGGGCTGGATGCGGATGTGTTGGGTGTGCCCAGAGTGGGCTTCCAGCCGGAGGAATTCAGACAGCAGTATCGTGGAGGCATGGCAGAGCCACcgatgcagcagcgccagcagcaacagcagcaacagcaggattTGCCAGAGCCGCAAATGGTTTGGTTGCCACCTGCGCCAGTGGGTGACCCGCACGATGATCCGGTAATGAGATCCTTCTATAGTAGTTTGGCACCACAGCAAATAGAAGGAGTAGCTGCAGGACCTACAATaggagcagcaccaacagtgggagcagcagtaggaCCCACACTAGGAGCTGCAGCCCAAAGGACACCTCTAAGGACAATGCGACCTGCAGAACCGAACGAACCTCTGGTGGGTCAAAGCTATCAGCCATTCTATGGCCAAGCCGCAGAACCTCAGACACCACCCACATTgcctccgccaccgcctgcATATACCAGGCCAGAGCTGCCTCCATCAAACCTGGAATCCGCACCAGCTGCCTACAACTCCTACTGCAACGGCTGCAACTCTCCGTTTGTGCCACGACAATGTCCAGGGGATACTGGTGTAAGCTACAGCACTGTGTGTCCCAGCTTTCAGCCCGTGATCATAGCCATGCCCTGCtacgagcagcagcccacGCATTATCTGGCGCTGCCCAATAGAGTGGCAAGCTCTTGTGGCAATGAGATGCCTGGTCCCAGTCCCTATGGATCGTCATATGGTGTAAATCAGCAGGTGGCAAGTCCGTATGGCATGGCGCAGCAGATGGGCAGCGCCTATGGAGCTAATCAGCAGGTTGGCAGTCCTTTtggagcgcagcagcaggtgggCAGTCCCTTCGGAGCCAATCAGCAAGGTGGCAGTCCCTTCGGAGCGAATCAGCAGATTGGCAGCCCCTTCAGAACCAATCAGCAAAGTGGCAGTCCCTTTGGATCCAATCAGCAGGGTGGCAGTCCCTTcggagcgcagcagcaggtgggCAGTCCCTTCGGAGCGAATCAGCAGGTGGCCAATCAATTCGGAGCGAATCAACTGGTTGGCAGCCCCTTCGGAGGCAATCAGCAAGGTGCCAGTCCCTTTGGAGCGAATCAACAGGTTGGTAATCCCTTTGGAAGCACTGCACAGGTTGGCAATCCCTTTGGAATGGCACCACAGATGACTAATAATCCCAACCCTGGATTCAACATGAATATGGGGGCCCAAGTGGGCAGCCCCTTTGGCCTGGCCGGTCCTCAGGTCGGTGCTGGCTTCGGCATGGGCCTGAATCCATTTGGACCATTTGGCAGCCTGAATCCGTTCAATCCATTCAACAGAATTCTCGGCGCTGCAGCGCCCACCACGCCACAGCCCCATAAGAATGGTTTCCAGCGAATTTTCCAGTTTGACAGTTCCACAACGGCACCGACAACAACAGAGGCACCAACCGTGGGCTCAACTCTGCAGCAATCCACGGAAAAGTCGGGAAAACTAAACTTTTCCAGCAGCACACCGACAGCGGCACCGAGCACTGCCTTATCGGAGCCTAGTTTGGGAGCTGCCCTCTCCGCACCGGCAGACGAGGATGAacacgaggaggaggaggatgaggaggaagaTGAGGATCATGTGGAGACCACACCGGCAGCCTCCAGCGAAGCTGATGCTTCTGTCGGTGCCTCCCTCGAATCCATACCCCTGGGCAAGCTAACTGCCAAGGATCTCATGAACAAGGCCGAGGAGAGTCTCAAGTCGGATGAGCAGGGAAATACCGAAAGTTCATTGAAGGCGGAGAAGCGCAAACGCCACAATTCGCGGCTCAATAAGGGAATCAACCAGAAGCGAAAgtatctgcagcagctgtag
- the LOC117901936 gene encoding extensin — translation MMSRSPTAILVLLCCTLALCQAIQELRDVPTNRIAAPGEAQYYLMADAGSSVGPNDALKRTNRSLLKWWDDLFRQNNCNSCNNNYNNNNNAVYPAVAPVVQPQTNCYGNGLQLQDLDPFKQMKLFKKMPDLFGNPLGNCGGLCGGNCGQQPQVNYLAPSPTPGYGGDDGYAKPNAEYNGPGDGDAGYVAPVVAPAGSYDAPAVPPASYEAPAPSYEAPAPNYEAPAPSYEAPEAPPSSYDAPAPVYDAPAPPAASYEQPAATPDSYSKVSDYSPPASSYNADQPPQIVYQPIIYVSAPPASRTEVATKVQVDEQSYNSQPSSPVYEAPTPQASPVYEAPTPPAPPVYEVPTPVMPPSYATPPPSATPCGSYLPIWGVPVYNYGAQPAAPPPAPAYAPAPPIYAPAPVAPQAYAPPPVYAAPAPQSPGYATPSCETPIRLSLIDQPYRVAPELFEEYNYRLGLAAQNRL, via the coding sequence ATGATGAGCAGATCCCCAACAGCAATTTTGGTGCTACTCTGCTGTACCCTGGCCCTCTGCCAAGCCATTCAGGAGCTGCGGGATGTGCCAACGAATAGGATTGCTGCTCCGGGCGAAGCTCAGTACTATCTGATGGCCGATGCTGGCTCCTCGGTGGGTCCCAATGATGCACTGAAGCGCACAAATCGATCGCTGCTCAAATGGTGGGATGATCTCTTTAGGCAGAATAAttgcaacagttgcaacaacaattataacaacaacaacaatgctgTGTATCCAGCTGTGGCGCCTGTTGTTCAACCTCAAACCAATTGCTATGGCAAcggcctgcagctgcaggacttGGATCCGTttaagcaaatgaaattgttcaAGAAGATGCCAGATCTGTTTGGCAATCCGCTTGGCAACTGTGGCGGACTGTGCGGTGGCAACTGtggacagcagccgcaggtTAATTATTTGGCACCTTCTCCGACCCCTGGCTATGGCGGGGATGATGGCTATGCCAAGCCGAATGCCGAGTATAATGGTcctggcgatggcgatgcgGGCTATGTGGCTCCAGTGGTGGCTCCTGCCGGCAGTTATGATGCTCCTGCGGTGCCTCCTGCCAGCTATGAGGCGCCAGCGCCAAGCTATGAGGCTCCAGCTCCTAACTACGAGGCGCCTGCTCCTAGCTATGAAGCTCCTGAAGCTCCTCCTTCCAGCTATGACGCGCCTGCTCCCGTTTACGATgcaccagctcctcctgcagccaGCTACGAACAGCCAGCTGCCACACCCGATAGCTACAGCAAAGTGTCAGACTATTCCCCGCCTGCCAGCAGCTATAATGCCGATCAGCCACCGCAGATTGTCTATCAGCCCATTATCTATGTGTCTGCCCCACCAGCATCCAGGACAGAGGTTGCCACAAAGGTGCAGGTGGATGAGCAGAGCTACAACAGTCAGCCCTCGTCTCCGGTCTATGAAGCGCCAACACCGCAAGCGTCTCCGGTCTATGAAGCGCCAACGCCGCCAGCTCCTCCGGTGTATGAGGTGCCAACGCCTGTAATGCCGCCCTCATACGCAACACCACCACCCTCGGCCACGCCCTGCGGCAGCTATCTCCCAATTTGGGGAGTGCCTGTCTATAACTATGGGGCGCAACCAGCGGCACCTCCACCAGCACCTGCCtatgctcctgctcctccgaTCTACGCCCCAGCACCAGTCGCTCCTCAGGCTTACGCGCCTCCTCCGGTCTATGCTGCACCTGCCCCTCAATCACCTGGCTATGCCACGCCCAGCTGTGAGACGCCCATACGACTCTCGCTCATCGATCAACCGTATCGCGTGGCCCCCGAACTCTTTGAGGAGTACAACTATCGGCTGGGTTTGGCCGCACAGAATCGATTATAG
- the LOC117901818 gene encoding mitochondrial uncoupling protein 4C-like, whose translation MARDESPRNYFRNNYFAPAIRLVEEARVQRFDGLFAMYFNTFLGAASAELFTYPMDVTKTRLHLQGEAAEKSGQGKPRRGMFGTALGMAREEGLSGLYSGLSAMIFRNLFFNGLRVVLYDCLRCRLSYVDPASGKDVLTVSRGISAGGLAGCAAQFIANPLDIVKIRMQMEGRLRALGYPARVSNVRQALGDAYQHGGLRSLWKGCGPSCARAMLLTAGDTACYDLSKRHFMSWLHMPDGLLIQFLSSVSAGFAASALSTPTDVVKSRIMNQPTDKFVQGLHYKNAFDCYYKLISQEGPLAMYKGFIPCWVRIGPWSLVFWFTFENLRKLQGQTGF comes from the exons ATGGCCCGTGATGAGAGTCCTCGGAATTACTTTCGCAATAATTATTTCGCACCGGCCATTCGCCTTGTGGAGGAGGCCAGGGTGCAGCGTTTCGATGGTCTGTTTGCCATGTACTTCAACACCTTTTTGGGTGCCGCAAGTGCAGAACTCTTCACGTATCCCATGGATGTGACCAAGACGCGTCTGCACCTGCAGGGCGAGGCGGCAGAGAAGTCCGGACAGGGTAAACCACGACGCGGCATGTTCGGCACTGCGTTGGGCATGGCTCGAGAGGAAGGTTTGAGTGGACTCTATTCTGGTCTCTCCGCCATGATCTTCCGGAATCTGTTCTTCAATGGTTTGCGTGTGGTGTTGTATGACTGTCTGCGTTGCAGATTGTCCTATGTGGATCCGGCCAGTGGCAAAGATGTGTTGACAGTGTCCCGTGGCATTAGTGCCGGTGGTCTGGCTGGTTGTGCTGCTCAGTTTATAGCCAATCCTCTAGACATTGTCAAGATCCGCATGCAAATGGAGGGCAGGCTTCGGGCTCTGGGGTATCCTGCGCGTGTGAGCAATGTGAGGCAGGCGCTGGGCGATGCCTACCAGCATGGCGGCCTGCGTTCGTTGTGGAAGGGCTGCGGTCCCAGCTGTGCTCGCGCCATGCTACTGACAGCTG GTGACACGGCCTGCTATGACCTCAGCAAACGTCACTTTATGTCCTGGCTACATATGCCCGACGGTCTGCTCATTCAATTTCTGTCCTCTGTCTCGGCGGGCTTTGCGGCCAGTGCTCTGAGCACACCCACGGATGTGGTGAAGTCGCGTATTATGAATCAACCCACAGATAAATTTGTTCAGGGTCTGCACTATAAGAACGCCTTCGATTGCTATTACAAGCTCATTAGCCAGGAGGGTCCCTTGGCCATGTACAAGGGCTTTATACCCTGCTGGGTGCGCATTGGTCCTTGGTCGCTGGTGTTTTGGTTCACCTTTGAGAACCTCAGGAAGTTGCAAGGCCAAACGGGGTTTTGA
- the LOC117901819 gene encoding mitochondrial uncoupling protein 4C-like: MDKDPLKHWILKSNRMDRRPQLPPVSTTEPLTVRTVLQLYFNTFLGANFAESWVYPLDVAKTRMQVEGEEAKKTGAKVPNALATLKSIVKNEGPKTLYAGFSAMVARNLIFNSMRVVLYDVFRRKFIKVDENNKETLSVSSALSCGFVAGCIAQAMANPFDIVKVRMQTEGRRRLMGHRPRVTNMLDGFTGIYREGGLIRMWKGITPSCLRACLMTAGDVGSYDLSKRFFKKLLDLDDGLRLRFLSSMCAGLTASVLSNPADVIKSRVMNQQTDASGKNLTYRNSMHCLVKTVSEEGPLALYKGLLPCWFRLGPFSVLFWLSVEFLRDLEGQAGF, from the coding sequence ATGGACAAAGATCCTTTAAAACACTGGATATTAAAGTCCAACCGAATGGACAGGCGACCGCAATTACCGCCAGTGTCCACCACTGAACCGCTGACGGTGCGAACGGTGCTACAACTTTATTTCAATACCTTTCTGGGCGCCAACTTTGCCGAGTCCTGGGTGTACCCATTGGATGTGGCCAAGACACGCATGCAGGTGGAGGGTGAGGAGGCCAAGAAGACGGGCGCCAAGGTACCCAATGCTTTGGCCACGCTCAAAAGTATCGTCAAGAACGAGGGCCCCAAGACGCTGTATGCCGGATTTTCGGCCATGGTCGCACGGAATTTGATCTTCAACTCGATGAGGGTGGTGCTGTACGATGTGTTTCGGCGGAAGTTCATCAAAGTGGATGAAAATAATAAGGAAACACTGTCCGTCTCGTCGGCGCTGTCGTGCGGCTTCGTCGCTGGCTGCATTGCCCAGGCGATGGCCAATCCCTTTGACATTGTCAAGGTGCGCATGCAGACGGAGGGTCGCCGCAGATTGATGGGTCACAGGCCGCGTGTCACCAATATGTTGGATGGCTTCACGGGCATCTACCGTGAGGGCGGCCTGATTCGCATGTGGAAGGGCATCACGCCAAGTTGCCTGCGCGCATGCCTCATGACCGCCGGCGATGTCGGCTCCTACGATCTAAGCAAACGTTTCTTCAAGAAACTCCTCGATCTGGACGATGGCCTGCGTCTGCGTTTCCTCTCCTCCATGTGTGCCGGTCTGACGGCCAGTGTGCTTAGCAATCCCGCCGATGTCATCAAATCCCGGGTGATGAATCAACAAACGGATGCCTCCGGCAAGAATCTCACCTACAGGAACTCCATGCATTGTTTGGTAAAAACTGTCAGCGAGGAGGGTCCCCTGGCATTGTACAAGGGCCTGTTGCCCTGCTGGTTTCGTTTGGGTCCCTTCTCGGTGCTGTTCTGGTTGTCTGTGGAGTTCTTAAGAGATCTGGAGGGACAAGCGGGTTTCTGA